In Burkholderia savannae, one genomic interval encodes:
- a CDS encoding ribonucleoside triphosphate reductase — MLPHAASNPASRDKPLIDVESSINEYLQRQDWRVNANANQGYSLGGLILNVSGKVIANYWLSHVYPGEIGEAHRNADLHIHDLDMLSGYCAGWSLRTLLAEGLNGVPGKVESGPPKHMSSAVGQIVNFLGTLQNEWAGAQAFSSFDTYMAPFVRRDALTYAEVRQYVQELIYNLNVPSRWGTQTPFTNLTFDWICPEDLREQVPVIAGEETPFAYGDLQAEMDMINRAYIEVMQAGDAAGRVFTFPIPTYNITADFDWHSPNAERLFEMTARYGLPYFQNFINSELKPNMIRSMCCRLQLDLRELMKRGNGLFGSAEQTGSIGVVTVNCARLGHLHAGDERALLARLDELLDYGKDSLEIKREVIQRHMDNGLFPYTKRYLGTLRNHFSTLGVNGINEMIRNFTHDAHDLTTDWGHAFALRLLDHVRARIVEYQEETGHMYNLEATPAEGTTYRFAKEDRRRYPDILQAGTPQMPYYTNSSQLPVGFTDDPFEALERQDDLQRKYTGGTVLHLYMTEPLSSADACRTLVKRALTRFSLPYLTVTPTFSICPTHGYLAGSHPFCPKCDEALLRRKLSQSQPMEA, encoded by the coding sequence ATGCTCCCCCACGCCGCGTCGAATCCGGCGTCGCGCGACAAGCCGCTGATCGACGTCGAATCGTCGATCAACGAATACCTGCAACGGCAGGACTGGCGCGTCAACGCAAACGCGAACCAGGGCTATTCGCTCGGCGGCCTGATCCTGAACGTGTCCGGCAAGGTGATCGCGAATTACTGGCTGAGCCACGTGTATCCGGGCGAGATCGGCGAAGCGCACCGCAACGCGGACCTGCACATCCACGATCTCGACATGCTGTCCGGCTATTGCGCGGGCTGGTCGCTGCGCACGCTGCTCGCCGAAGGCCTGAACGGCGTGCCCGGCAAGGTCGAGTCGGGCCCGCCGAAGCACATGTCGAGCGCGGTCGGCCAGATCGTGAATTTTCTCGGCACCTTGCAAAACGAATGGGCGGGCGCGCAGGCGTTCAGCTCGTTCGACACGTACATGGCGCCGTTCGTGCGCCGCGACGCGCTCACCTACGCCGAAGTCCGGCAGTACGTCCAGGAACTGATCTACAACCTGAACGTGCCGTCGCGCTGGGGCACGCAGACGCCGTTCACGAACCTGACGTTCGACTGGATCTGCCCGGAGGACCTGCGCGAGCAGGTGCCTGTGATCGCCGGCGAGGAGACGCCGTTCGCTTACGGCGATCTACAGGCCGAAATGGACATGATCAACCGTGCGTACATCGAAGTGATGCAGGCAGGCGATGCGGCGGGCCGCGTGTTCACGTTCCCGATTCCGACCTACAACATCACGGCCGATTTCGACTGGCACAGCCCGAACGCCGAGCGCCTGTTCGAGATGACCGCGCGCTACGGCCTGCCGTACTTCCAGAACTTCATCAATTCGGAGTTGAAGCCGAACATGATCCGCTCGATGTGCTGCCGTCTTCAGCTCGACCTGCGCGAGCTGATGAAGCGCGGCAACGGGCTCTTCGGCTCGGCCGAGCAGACGGGCTCGATCGGCGTCGTCACCGTGAATTGCGCGCGGCTCGGCCATCTGCACGCGGGCGACGAGCGCGCGCTGCTCGCGCGGCTCGACGAGCTGCTCGACTACGGCAAGGACAGCCTCGAGATCAAGCGCGAGGTGATCCAGCGTCACATGGACAACGGCCTCTTCCCGTATACGAAGCGCTATCTCGGCACGCTGCGCAATCATTTCTCGACGCTCGGCGTCAACGGCATCAACGAGATGATCCGCAATTTCACCCACGATGCGCATGACCTGACGACCGACTGGGGCCACGCGTTCGCGCTGCGCCTGCTCGATCACGTGCGCGCGCGCATCGTCGAGTACCAGGAGGAAACCGGCCACATGTACAACCTCGAGGCGACGCCCGCCGAAGGCACGACGTATCGCTTCGCGAAGGAAGACCGCCGCCGCTATCCGGACATTCTGCAGGCGGGCACGCCGCAGATGCCGTACTACACGAACTCGTCGCAACTGCCGGTCGGCTTCACCGACGATCCGTTCGAGGCGCTCGAGCGGCAGGACGACCTGCAGCGCAAATACACGGGCGGCACGGTGCTGCATTTGTACATGACCGAGCCGCTTTCGTCGGCCGACGCGTGCCGCACGCTCGTCAAGCGCGCGCTCACCCGTTTCTCGCTGCCGTATCTGACCGTCACGCCGACGTTCTCGATCTGCCCGACGCACGGCTATCTCGCCGGCAGCCACCCGTTTTGCCCGAAGTGCGACGAAGCGCTGCTGCGTCGCAAGTTGTCTCAATCCCAACCGATGGAAGCCTGA
- a CDS encoding nitric-oxide reductase large subunit produces the protein MRSTRRLWTWLGLVCLTSFAVLLWLGRDIYLTAPPIPNAVVSENGRVIFTGEQIRRGQQVWLASGGQQLGTVWGHGSYVAPDWSADWLHREALELRDAWARQQFGAPYAKLSVEQQGLLDARLKHEMRANRYDAASDRITLSDARAAAVLRVAEHYEALFGADPSLDTLREQYAMTSGSVPGAADRTALASFFFWSAWSATTDRPGETNVTYTNNWPHEPLVGNTPTAANGMWSIASVVILLGAIAGMIWYHTAHGEHDAPLAVPTNDPLFNVKATPSMRATKKYFYVVIGLLLTQVFMGAITAHYAVEGHSFFGIPLADVMPWIVSRTIHTQFGVLWIATAWLATGLYISPLLSGQEPKLQKLGVDVLFWALIFIVVGSTVTGWLGTLKHLGTNFSFWIGNQGLAYTSMGRVWQILLFVGLLFWLFLMGRALMPALRNKATEGRGLIGMVFLSAACIGLFYASSLAWGQNTHYSMIEYWRWWLVHLWVEGFFEVFATAVIALIFARLGLIRFESANRAIVMETIVFLFGGILGTLHHLYFTGTTTSIIAVGAVFSACEVVPLALIGLEGWQTYRKSQAAPWVQSYKWAILCFVAVGVWNTVGAGLLGFSINPPISLYYVQGLNMTPAHGHAALFGVYGMLGIGLMLFCLRGMSARNAWSDGLLKPAFWLLNVGLFMMVFMSILPSGIYEAYASVTKGLWYARSPEVVHAPIMNALVWLRVPGDVVFAFGVLYLGWFALRLLRRPAPSQPDERTVGQAAQRT, from the coding sequence ATGCGCTCCACACGTCGTCTATGGACATGGCTCGGGCTCGTCTGCCTCACGTCATTCGCCGTCCTGCTATGGCTCGGCAGAGACATCTATCTCACCGCACCGCCGATTCCGAACGCGGTCGTCAGCGAAAATGGGCGCGTCATTTTCACTGGCGAGCAGATCAGGCGCGGTCAACAAGTATGGCTCGCGTCGGGCGGCCAGCAGCTCGGCACCGTCTGGGGCCACGGCAGCTATGTCGCGCCGGACTGGTCGGCGGACTGGCTGCACCGCGAGGCGCTCGAGCTGCGCGACGCATGGGCGCGCCAGCAATTCGGCGCGCCTTACGCGAAGCTGTCCGTCGAACAGCAAGGGCTGCTCGATGCACGCCTGAAGCATGAAATGCGCGCGAACCGCTACGACGCCGCGAGCGATCGCATCACGCTGTCGGACGCACGCGCGGCCGCGGTGCTGCGCGTTGCCGAGCACTACGAAGCATTGTTCGGCGCCGATCCGTCGCTCGACACGCTGCGCGAGCAATACGCGATGACATCGGGCTCGGTGCCGGGCGCAGCCGATCGCACCGCGCTCGCGTCGTTCTTCTTCTGGTCCGCGTGGTCGGCGACGACCGACCGCCCGGGCGAAACGAACGTCACGTACACGAACAACTGGCCGCACGAGCCGCTCGTCGGCAACACGCCGACGGCCGCGAACGGCATGTGGTCGATCGCGAGCGTGGTCATCCTGCTCGGCGCGATCGCCGGCATGATCTGGTATCACACCGCGCACGGCGAACACGACGCGCCGCTCGCCGTGCCGACGAACGATCCGCTCTTCAACGTGAAGGCGACGCCGTCGATGCGTGCGACGAAGAAGTATTTCTACGTCGTGATCGGCCTGCTGCTCACGCAGGTCTTCATGGGCGCGATCACCGCGCACTACGCGGTCGAAGGCCACAGCTTCTTCGGCATTCCGCTCGCGGACGTGATGCCGTGGATCGTGAGCCGCACGATCCATACGCAGTTCGGCGTGCTCTGGATCGCGACCGCTTGGCTCGCGACGGGCCTCTACATCTCGCCGTTGCTCTCGGGCCAGGAGCCGAAGCTGCAGAAGCTCGGCGTCGACGTGCTGTTCTGGGCGCTGATCTTCATCGTCGTCGGCTCGACCGTCACGGGCTGGCTCGGCACGCTCAAGCATCTCGGCACCAACTTCTCGTTCTGGATCGGCAACCAGGGGCTCGCGTACACGAGCATGGGCCGCGTCTGGCAGATCCTGCTCTTCGTCGGCCTGCTGTTCTGGCTGTTCCTGATGGGGCGCGCGCTGATGCCCGCGCTGCGGAACAAGGCGACCGAAGGCCGCGGCCTGATCGGCATGGTGTTCCTGTCCGCCGCGTGCATCGGGCTCTTCTATGCGTCGTCGCTCGCGTGGGGGCAAAACACGCACTACTCGATGATCGAGTACTGGAGATGGTGGCTCGTGCACCTGTGGGTCGAGGGCTTCTTCGAAGTGTTCGCGACCGCGGTGATCGCCCTCATCTTCGCGCGCCTCGGCCTCATCCGCTTCGAAAGCGCGAATCGCGCGATCGTGATGGAAACGATCGTGTTCCTGTTCGGCGGCATTCTCGGCACGCTGCACCATCTGTACTTCACCGGCACGACGACGTCGATCATCGCCGTGGGCGCCGTGTTCTCCGCATGCGAAGTGGTGCCGCTCGCGCTCATCGGCCTCGAAGGCTGGCAGACGTATCGCAAGTCGCAAGCCGCGCCGTGGGTCCAGTCGTACAAGTGGGCGATCCTCTGCTTCGTTGCCGTCGGCGTGTGGAACACCGTCGGCGCGGGGCTGCTCGGCTTCTCGATCAACCCGCCGATCTCGCTCTACTACGTGCAAGGCCTGAACATGACGCCCGCGCACGGCCACGCCGCGCTGTTCGGCGTGTACGGGATGCTCGGCATCGGCCTGATGCTGTTCTGCCTGCGCGGCATGTCCGCCCGCAACGCGTGGAGCGACGGCCTGCTCAAGCCCGCGTTCTGGCTGCTGAACGTCGGCCTCTTCATGATGGTGTTCATGTCGATCCTGCCGTCGGGCATCTATGAAGCGTACGCGAGCGTGACGAAGGGCCTCTGGTACGCGCGCTCGCCGGAGGTCGTGCACGCGCCGATCATGAACGCGCTCGTATGGCTGCGCGTGCCGGGCGACGTCGTGTTCGCGTTCGGCGTGCTGTATCTCGGCTGGTTCGCGCTTCGCCTGCTGCGCCGTCCCGCGCCGTCGCAGCCCGACGAGCGCACAGTCGGTCAGGCCGCGCAACGCACGTAA
- a CDS encoding NAD(P)H-dependent flavin oxidoreductase, whose product MSVAKTVFKNLVIKGRSLLPIVQGGMGVGVSAHRLAGTVASLGACGTISSVDLRRHHPDLMARTGRSRDRALIDAANLEALDREIRAAKSLANGCGLVAVNVMRALSEYASYVRQSCESGADAVVVGAGLPLDLPELAAGFPDVALIPILSDARGIGLVLKKWMRKNRLPDAVVIENPRYAAGHLGAPTTDSLNNPNFAFPAVLEGTFDLFKELGIERERIPLIAAGGIHSHEQVRQLFALGASAVQLGTPFAVTEEGDAHPNFKKVLLEARPDDIVTFMSVAGLPARAVRTPWLANYLEREKKLQRAAKPRKCLVGFDCLQQCGLRDGIAKHGQFCIDTRLAFALAGDIKRGLFFRGSEILPFGHEIRSVRELIDYLLTGVKRAAAAVVSPEPACVPLPALG is encoded by the coding sequence GTGTCCGTCGCCAAAACCGTATTCAAGAATCTCGTAATCAAGGGCAGGTCGCTGCTGCCGATTGTGCAAGGCGGGATGGGCGTCGGCGTGTCCGCGCACCGGCTTGCCGGCACCGTCGCGTCGCTCGGCGCGTGCGGCACGATCTCGAGCGTCGACCTGCGTCGGCATCATCCGGACCTGATGGCGCGCACCGGCCGCTCGCGCGATCGCGCGCTCATCGATGCGGCGAATCTCGAGGCGCTCGATCGCGAGATTCGCGCGGCGAAGTCGCTCGCGAACGGCTGCGGGCTCGTCGCCGTCAACGTGATGCGCGCGTTGTCCGAATACGCGTCCTACGTGCGCCAGTCGTGCGAGAGCGGCGCGGATGCGGTCGTCGTCGGCGCGGGCCTGCCGCTCGATTTGCCCGAGCTCGCCGCTGGTTTTCCCGATGTCGCGCTGATTCCGATCCTGTCGGACGCGCGCGGCATCGGGCTCGTGCTGAAGAAGTGGATGCGCAAGAATCGCCTGCCCGACGCCGTCGTCATCGAGAACCCGCGCTACGCGGCGGGCCATCTCGGCGCGCCGACGACCGACAGCCTGAACAATCCGAATTTCGCGTTTCCCGCAGTGCTCGAAGGTACGTTCGATCTGTTCAAGGAGCTCGGCATCGAGCGCGAGCGCATTCCGCTCATCGCGGCGGGCGGCATTCACAGCCACGAGCAAGTGCGGCAATTGTTCGCGCTCGGCGCGAGCGCGGTGCAGCTCGGCACGCCGTTCGCGGTGACGGAAGAGGGCGATGCGCATCCGAACTTCAAGAAAGTGCTCTTGGAAGCGAGGCCCGACGACATCGTCACGTTCATGAGCGTCGCGGGCCTGCCGGCGCGCGCGGTGCGCACGCCGTGGCTCGCGAACTATCTGGAGCGGGAAAAGAAGCTGCAGCGCGCGGCGAAGCCGCGCAAATGCCTCGTCGGCTTCGATTGCCTGCAGCAATGCGGGCTGCGCGACGGCATCGCGAAGCACGGCCAGTTCTGCATCGATACGCGGCTCGCGTTCGCGCTCGCGGGCGACATCAAGCGCGGCCTGTTCTTCCGCGGCTCCGAGATTTTGCCGTTCGGCCACGAGATCCGTTCGGTGCGCGAGCTGATCGACTATCTGTTGACGGGCGTGAAGCGCGCGGCCGCCGCGGTCGTCTCGCCTGAGCCGGCTTGCGTGCCGCTGCCCGCGCTCGGCTGA
- a CDS encoding NnrS family protein, translated as MLLARSTERNARSQPDGRRASLWSTGFRPFYLGGACFGAIAMLAWLGALAGHDWAGHTPPTSGLFWHAHEMIFGFGGAIVSGFLLTSVRTWTSTNPAQGPSLVALWLLWLAGRVLMWTGPGWLAAAVDVAFLPAIAYALIRALIGAKNRHGIFLPVALGMLAALNALFHLWIRLGHADWALRCADLAAGLLVLFIVIIGGRIIPSITTAALPELPVRQWRIVESSVMSVTLAALVADAAGAPAPAIAALAWTAAALHAARLAGWRFWATGRRPMLSILHVAYASIAAGFALTALSAHGLVAHSLALHTFTTGAIGCAIVGMITRTALEHTGRELAASAVERICYGLLIVATLARVLGPWLVPAATAQWLVVAGIGWSAALLVYLARYAVFLMSPAMAAPGSDTSSGS; from the coding sequence ATGCTGCTCGCCCGCTCGACCGAGCGCAACGCGCGCTCGCAGCCCGACGGCCGCCGCGCCTCGCTGTGGTCGACCGGCTTCCGGCCCTTCTACCTAGGCGGCGCATGCTTCGGCGCGATCGCGATGCTCGCGTGGCTAGGCGCGCTCGCGGGCCACGACTGGGCGGGCCACACGCCGCCGACGAGCGGCCTCTTCTGGCATGCGCACGAAATGATCTTCGGCTTCGGCGGCGCGATCGTGTCCGGCTTCCTGCTGACGTCGGTGCGCACGTGGACGTCGACGAATCCCGCGCAAGGCCCGTCGCTCGTCGCGCTGTGGCTGCTGTGGCTCGCCGGCCGCGTGCTGATGTGGACGGGGCCCGGCTGGCTCGCGGCCGCCGTCGACGTCGCGTTTCTGCCGGCGATCGCGTATGCGCTCATCCGTGCGTTGATCGGCGCGAAAAATCGGCATGGCATCTTCCTGCCCGTCGCGCTCGGCATGCTCGCCGCGCTCAACGCACTCTTTCACCTGTGGATTCGGCTCGGACACGCCGACTGGGCGCTGCGCTGCGCCGATCTCGCCGCGGGGCTGCTCGTGCTCTTCATCGTCATCATCGGCGGACGCATCATCCCGTCGATCACGACGGCCGCGCTGCCGGAACTGCCCGTCAGGCAGTGGCGGATCGTCGAATCGTCGGTGATGTCGGTCACGCTCGCCGCGCTCGTCGCCGATGCGGCCGGCGCGCCGGCGCCGGCGATCGCCGCGCTCGCGTGGACGGCCGCCGCGCTGCATGCGGCGCGGCTCGCCGGCTGGCGCTTCTGGGCGACCGGGCGACGGCCGATGCTGTCGATCCTGCATGTCGCCTATGCGTCGATCGCCGCCGGCTTCGCGCTGACGGCTTTGAGCGCGCATGGGCTCGTCGCGCATTCGCTCGCGCTGCATACGTTCACGACGGGCGCGATCGGCTGCGCGATCGTCGGGATGATCACGCGCACCGCGCTCGAGCATACCGGACGCGAGCTTGCCGCAAGCGCCGTCGAACGCATCTGCTACGGGCTCCTGATCGTCGCGACGCTCGCGCGCGTCCTCGGCCCCTGGCTCGTTCCCGCCGCGACGGCGCAGTGGCTCGTCGTCGCGGGAATCGGCTGGAGCGCCGCGCTGCTCGTCTATCTCGCCCGCTATGCCGTGTTCTTGATGTCGCCGGCCATGGCCGCGCCCGGATCGGACACGAGCTCCGGCAGCTAA
- the ubiU gene encoding ubiquinone anaerobic biosynthesis protein UbiU, whose translation MTQSSHIATGAVPIELVCPAGSLPALKAAVDNGANCVYLGFRDATNARNFAGLNFDAQAIDAGIRYAHERGCKVLVALNTYPQPDGWTAWREAVGRAADAGVDAIIVADPGLMRFAHERYPALRLHLSVQGSATNYEAINFYHEHFGIARAVLPRVLSLTQVEQVAENTPVEIEVFGFGSLCVMVEGRCALSSYATGESPNTRGVCSPAKAVRWQKTPDGLESRLNGVLIDRYEDGENAGYPTLCKGRFTVADESYYAIEEPTSLNTLELLPKLMQIGIRAIKIEGRQRSPAYVAQVTRVWRDAIDQCAANLARYYVKPAWMTELNKVAEGQQHTLGAYHRPWK comes from the coding sequence ATGACGCAAAGCAGTCACATCGCGACAGGCGCCGTGCCGATCGAACTCGTGTGTCCGGCGGGCAGCCTGCCCGCGCTGAAGGCCGCGGTCGACAACGGTGCGAACTGCGTGTATCTCGGTTTTCGCGACGCGACGAACGCGCGCAACTTCGCCGGCCTGAACTTCGACGCGCAGGCGATCGACGCCGGCATTCGCTACGCGCACGAGCGCGGTTGCAAGGTGCTCGTCGCGCTCAACACGTATCCGCAGCCGGACGGCTGGACGGCCTGGCGTGAAGCGGTGGGCCGCGCGGCCGACGCGGGCGTCGACGCGATCATCGTCGCCGATCCGGGGCTCATGCGCTTCGCGCACGAACGCTATCCGGCGCTGCGGCTGCACCTGTCGGTGCAGGGCTCTGCGACGAACTACGAGGCGATCAATTTCTATCACGAGCATTTCGGCATCGCGCGCGCGGTGCTGCCGCGCGTGCTGTCGCTCACGCAGGTCGAGCAGGTGGCCGAGAACACGCCGGTCGAAATCGAAGTGTTCGGCTTCGGCAGCCTGTGCGTGATGGTCGAGGGGCGCTGCGCGCTGTCGTCGTACGCGACGGGCGAATCGCCGAACACGCGCGGCGTGTGCTCGCCGGCGAAGGCGGTGCGCTGGCAGAAAACGCCGGACGGCCTCGAATCGCGGCTCAACGGCGTGCTGATCGATCGCTACGAAGACGGCGAGAACGCCGGATATCCGACGCTCTGCAAGGGCCGCTTCACCGTCGCGGACGAAAGCTACTACGCGATCGAGGAGCCGACGAGCCTGAATACGCTGGAGCTGCTGCCGAAGCTGATGCAGATCGGCATACGCGCGATCAAGATCGAGGGGCGCCAGCGCAGCCCCGCATACGTCGCGCAGGTGACGCGCGTGTGGCGCGACGCGATCGATCAGTGCGCGGCGAACCTTGCGCGCTACTACGTGAAGCCCGCATGGATGACGGAATTGAACAAGGTCGCGGAAGGGCAGCAGCATACGCTCGGCGCTTATCACCGGCCGTGGAAATGA
- a CDS encoding metal-sulfur cluster assembly factor, translated as MSDSSATRNETPDELALRDALRAVIDPEIGVNIVDLGLVYRIERTGERIVVTMTMTSPACPMAGVVIDDVQATLGEITSDVLAVDVDLVWEPPWAPKMMSDAAREQMGWPIA; from the coding sequence ATGTCCGATTCCTCAGCAACCCGAAACGAAACGCCGGACGAGCTCGCGCTGCGCGACGCGCTGCGGGCCGTCATCGATCCGGAGATCGGCGTCAACATCGTCGACCTCGGTCTCGTCTACCGGATCGAGCGTACCGGCGAGCGCATCGTCGTGACGATGACGATGACGTCGCCCGCCTGTCCGATGGCGGGCGTCGTGATCGACGACGTGCAGGCGACGCTCGGCGAGATCACGTCCGATGTGCTGGCAGTGGACGTCGATCTCGTCTGGGAGCCGCCATGGGCGCCCAAGATGATGAGCGACGCCGCCCGCGAGCAGATGGGCTGGCCGATCGCCTAG
- a CDS encoding anaerobic ribonucleoside-triphosphate reductase activating protein, with amino-acid sequence MNLALARRHPLKVGGLVPFTATDYPGRFAAVVFVQGCPWRCGYCHNPHLQARSQPAAIEWDALLAFLARRVGLIDAVVFSGGEPSIDPALAASIDDVRRLGFKVGMHSAGTHPRRLAHLLPSLDWIGLDVKAPFDDYAHTTHVRTSGGHARRSLEAVLASGVAYECRTTAHPDLLPEPALLRLAHELADLGVENYVLQVFRAQGCGDSTLNATPVIGYPSDALLGRLDRLFANFAVRRG; translated from the coding sequence ATGAACCTCGCCCTCGCCCGGCGTCATCCGCTCAAGGTGGGCGGGCTCGTCCCGTTCACCGCGACCGATTATCCCGGCCGGTTCGCCGCGGTCGTGTTCGTGCAGGGCTGCCCATGGCGATGCGGATATTGTCACAACCCGCATCTGCAAGCGCGCTCGCAACCCGCCGCGATCGAATGGGACGCGCTGCTCGCGTTCCTCGCGCGCCGCGTCGGCCTGATCGACGCCGTGGTGTTCAGCGGCGGCGAGCCGTCGATCGATCCGGCGCTCGCCGCGTCGATCGACGACGTGAGGCGGCTCGGCTTCAAGGTCGGCATGCACAGCGCGGGAACGCATCCGCGGCGGCTCGCGCACCTGCTGCCGTCGCTCGACTGGATCGGGCTCGACGTGAAGGCACCGTTCGACGACTACGCGCACACGACGCACGTGCGTACGAGCGGCGGCCACGCGCGGCGGAGCCTCGAAGCGGTGCTCGCAAGCGGCGTCGCGTACGAATGCCGGACGACCGCGCATCCCGACCTGCTGCCGGAGCCCGCGCTGCTGCGGCTTGCCCATGAACTCGCCGATCTCGGCGTCGAGAATTACGTGCTGCAAGTGTTTCGCGCGCAGGGATGCGGCGACAGCACGCTGAATGCCACGCCGGTCATCGGCTATCCGAGCGATGCATTGCTCGGCAGGCTCGATCGCCTGTTCGCGAATTTCGCGGTTCGACGCGGTTGA
- the ubiT gene encoding ubiquinone anaerobic biosynthesis accessory factor UbiT, which produces MNAAIYQLPPMVGKLLSKLPAYPGALLFAGGINLVLRKHLPAETLALLEDRPLRIEVKDAGVAFDFVCRRGAFSALSGRRDVDLTIGATAYDFYLLSQRREDPDTLFFSRRLTMEGDTELGLLVKNSLDAIDLSAFSFDQWLPARLFRSRPIERGGMPD; this is translated from the coding sequence ATGAATGCCGCGATCTATCAATTGCCGCCCATGGTCGGCAAGCTGCTGTCGAAACTGCCCGCGTATCCGGGGGCGTTGCTGTTCGCGGGCGGGATCAATCTCGTGCTGCGCAAGCATTTGCCCGCGGAGACGCTCGCGCTGCTGGAGGATCGCCCGCTGCGCATCGAAGTGAAGGACGCGGGCGTCGCGTTCGATTTCGTCTGCCGGCGCGGCGCGTTTTCCGCGCTGTCCGGCCGACGCGACGTCGACTTGACGATCGGCGCGACCGCATACGATTTCTATCTGCTGTCGCAACGCCGCGAAGATCCGGACACGCTGTTCTTCAGCCGGCGCCTGACGATGGAAGGCGACACCGAGCTCGGGTTGCTCGTGAAGAATTCGCTCGACGCGATCGATCTGTCGGCGTTCTCGTTCGATCAGTGGCTGCCGGCGCGGCTGTTCCGTTCGCGGCCGATCGAGCGCGGCGGAATGCCGGACTGA
- a CDS encoding putative zinc-binding protein has product MKNETKTLPIVYSCSGCSNVAQLANHVAVRLDRSGDAEMSCIVGVGGDVPSLLKLAHSGRPIIAIDGCPLVCAKKSLGRHGIAPDAHVQLGEHGVRKRFHEDFDPADAKRILALARDEALRLARCGREHAHDGAARVDERADAALQDKV; this is encoded by the coding sequence ATGAAGAACGAAACGAAGACGCTGCCGATCGTCTATTCGTGCTCGGGATGTTCGAACGTCGCGCAACTCGCGAATCACGTCGCGGTGCGGCTCGACCGTAGCGGCGACGCGGAGATGTCGTGCATCGTGGGCGTCGGCGGCGACGTGCCGTCGCTGTTGAAGCTCGCGCATTCGGGCCGGCCGATTATCGCGATCGACGGTTGCCCGCTCGTGTGCGCGAAAAAAAGCCTCGGGCGGCACGGGATCGCGCCGGACGCGCATGTGCAACTCGGCGAGCACGGCGTCAGGAAGCGCTTTCACGAGGACTTCGACCCGGCCGACGCGAAGCGCATTCTTGCGCTCGCGCGCGACGAAGCGTTGCGGCTCGCGCGATGCGGGCGCGAGCACGCGCATGACGGCGCCGCGCGCGTCGACGAGCGCGCAGATGCCGCACTGCAAGACAAGGTGTGA
- a CDS encoding U32 family peptidase — MKIALGPVQYYWPRVATMQFYQAMSETPVDIVYLGETVCSRRHELRAADWLEIADMLAEAGKEVVLSTQVLLESGRDLKAMREIVENGRYLVEANDMGAVRCSARRAFVAGPWLNVYNPPTLAMLAELGARRWVMPPEMSEAGLASMQAERAEHLETEVFAYGRIPLAFSARCFTARNRNFPKDNCQYVCMEHPDGLPLHTREGEPFLVLNGISTQSARVYNLIDEIDALRALNVDVVRLSPQSQHMGDVIDAFHGVLSGRTNARDALAALHERMPEASCNGYWHGKPGLERVVR; from the coding sequence ATGAAAATTGCTTTGGGGCCGGTGCAGTACTACTGGCCGCGCGTCGCGACGATGCAGTTCTATCAGGCGATGTCGGAGACGCCCGTCGACATCGTCTATCTCGGCGAAACCGTTTGCTCGCGCCGCCACGAACTGCGCGCAGCGGACTGGCTCGAGATTGCCGACATGCTGGCCGAGGCGGGCAAGGAGGTCGTGCTGTCGACGCAGGTGCTGCTCGAATCGGGCCGCGATCTGAAGGCGATGCGCGAGATCGTCGAGAACGGCCGCTATCTGGTCGAGGCGAACGACATGGGCGCCGTGCGCTGCAGCGCGCGGCGCGCGTTCGTCGCCGGGCCGTGGCTCAACGTCTACAACCCGCCGACGCTCGCGATGCTCGCGGAACTCGGCGCGCGGCGCTGGGTGATGCCGCCCGAGATGAGCGAGGCGGGCCTCGCGAGCATGCAGGCCGAGCGTGCCGAGCATCTGGAAACCGAAGTGTTCGCGTACGGGCGCATTCCGCTCGCGTTTTCCGCGCGCTGCTTCACCGCGCGGAACCGCAATTTTCCGAAGGACAACTGCCAGTACGTATGCATGGAGCATCCGGACGGCTTGCCGCTGCACACGCGCGAAGGCGAGCCGTTTCTCGTGCTCAACGGCATCTCGACGCAATCCGCGCGCGTCTACAACCTGATCGACGAGATCGACGCGCTGCGTGCGCTGAACGTCGACGTCGTGAGGCTCAGCCCGCAATCGCAGCACATGGGCGACGTGATCGATGCGTTCCACGGCGTGCTGAGCGGCCGCACGAATGCGCGCGACGCGCTCGCGGCGCTGCACGAGCGGATGCCGGAAGCGTCGTGCAACGGCTATTGGCACGGCAAGCCGGGCCTCGAGCGCGTCGTGCGCTGA
- the nrdD gene encoding anaerobic ribonucleoside-triphosphate reductase: MMTTLKTNDQAALAAIALSDDERQPCEIWTRVMGYHRPMSSFNVGKKGEFHERKYFRERESSDVALRAAA; encoded by the coding sequence ATCATGACGACACTGAAAACCAACGACCAAGCCGCCCTCGCCGCGATCGCGCTGTCCGACGACGAGCGCCAGCCGTGCGAGATCTGGACTCGCGTGATGGGCTACCACCGCCCCATGTCGTCGTTCAACGTCGGCAAGAAAGGCGAATTCCACGAGCGCAAGTACTTCCGCGAACGCGAGTCGAGCGACGTCGCGTTGCGCGCCGCGGCGTAA